The region AAGCTATAATGTTACTGTTTTacgacaaaaatgaaataaaataaaatgtatcattCACATTGAATTCTAATTTTAACATGGCTACCTTGGTAGTACTTGGGGTCGTTGTGACGCAAGGCGGCGACGGCGTTGTCGAAGATGCGGTCCAGACGCTTGACCAGACCCACAGCCGCCGTCCTCTGAGCCCAGCTGATCGGGTCCGAGTGAGGCCACGTCCGCACCGCCTCCTTCAGCTCGGCTAACACAAAAATTACCAAGAAAAACTTGCAATTACCCTAGAAGGGAAAACGTTTCTAATATTGCCTGAAAGTGTTTAATAAAGTTATAATATTTCTACAAAATTTGGAATTTTACAACAAAACCTCCAattacacaaaattaaaaactataatttacattgatttcccccccccctaatAAAGCTGTACAGTTGGGCCTATCCATGGACAAAATTATGTTACGTCAAAAAAGATTGAGGCTTGAAGTCAGAATATTAGCAGAAAACATTTCACACACGTGGAGTTAACATTGCAGTACAGTATTGCAACACAAATAATAGCTTGATCTACAGAAAcagtcaacattttacaaagaaAAGACACAATTATAAAAGAAAATAGGTATAAATTTCAAGAGAGAAAATTATCTACGGTATATCTTCAGGAAATGCTAGAATTGTGTGGtaattttaatttcagtttTTACGTGAATAAAGTTATAACTATATGGGAATCCAAGTTGTAATAGGGCGAGAAAAATACAAGTCATAATTTGAGGTTATATCTGCAGAAAAATGTAGAatttgtaaccccccccccccccccaacacacacacacacacacacacacaggagggaagaaaaaataatcaatattacAGGAGGAAAGTGCACTTGTGTAATATTTCCAAAACAACAACTAAGGCCACACTGTCAAGAAAACAGCTTTCCTGACAACAAATTTGACGTGAAGCTAATTCAAAAGTGGTTATGTCAACCAGCCAGTGTAATTGCAGCATGCAGCTGTTGGCCGTTTACAGCTGGACGGCAACTGCGCCACAAAGCACAAACGCGGCCCCGGGCCCCCACCACCCACCCTGCAGCATGAGGAAGCCCACCACGCCGTCCAGGTTGATGTGCTCGTGCTGGCGCTCCAGGAAGGCGGCGCCCTTGGAGAGGCTCCCCAGCACGTCGTCGATGACCTCCGCCtgcgagcagcagcagcagcacgccCCCGCCAACAGCGCCACGAAGGCGGCCAGCCGCAGCTTCGAAATCCGCATGCTTGGAGCTCGCTCCGACTCCGAGGACACGTGAACGGTGAACGCGTCCTAGAAAGCCTGCAGGGGACGTAGCGCACGAGTGACGTCATGAAAACAGGCCTGCATctgcttatttttatttgtatttttaaatcaatacattCTAATAATTTGGTGCGATTAATGATTTAGACGTAAAAAAGAGTGAGctaatataacatattattcgCATCCATCCCACCTGAGCACGGCCAAAACGATTTTTGGGTGGAAACGTAATaatatttgatatttatattttcaatcAGCAAAACACAAGtttagaaacaaaaacaatattatcaACAGCGTTTTCACTCAGAGTAACGTCATCCAAATCTATGCGGTCCCTTTAAATCGGTAGCCCCGCCTCCACCACTGTCTCCACGTCatcaaaaattcaaaacaaacatggccgCTCCCGGCCAAACTGTCTCCATTCGGATTCTTTTTGCGCTGATTGCACTTCTCTTGGCGGCGTTTTGCGGCACCCGTTCGGGCATCTGGTGGCCACTGGTGTCGGTGACGGTCGTGGGCCTCGCGGTCGCGCTGTGCTGGCTGCTGAGGCGCCATAATCGCGGCAGTGAGCGGCGGGTGTGCGTGCTGGTTCTCGGAGATATCGGTCGCAGTCCCCGCATGCAGTATCACGCGCTGTCGCTCAGTAAACATGGATTTGAAGTCACTCTTGTTGGCTATTTAGGTAAAACAAGGCATGTATACATAGTTAATATGAATTTGATTTTTGTTCatgtaaatgttttacttttagaCAGCAAACCTCACCGGGACGTGTTAAGGGACGATAGGATCCAAATCGTCTCGATTGCGGAAGTCAGAGGTGTCAGAGGTAATTGATTTgttgacacatttaattaatcCACTCGTTTTCTATAGTACGGAACTTCTGATGCTGTGAAAGTTCTATACGAACCATGGACTGTGCTATAAGATGTGACTGCAAAAATGTCAAGTACTGAATGAACTTTATTCAGAGCCACCTAAAATGGTCGCAGGTGTGTGCTGAGTTTGATGTGACTGGTTTATATTGAACACAGCCATATGCCAGTTATGAGAGGGTGTTTCCACTTGTGCAACCTCGTTATCACAGttagttatttttacttcacCTCTTTATTTTCTCCCCTAATTTTAGTTGTAGATAATGGTGGAAAAAGcttgtctctctctttctttctctttttttatgtattttaaaaactttcagGTGGCCCGAAGATTTTGACCTACGTGACCAAAGTGACCATTCAATTTGCGCAGGTTCTCGCGGTGATACTCATGCTGAAACCACACGCTCACATACTCATGCAGGTGGGTCACGTGACTCCCGACAGCCAATCACAACCTTTAATTTTCTGAGTGACCGCCTCTAGTGTTgattaatgtttatttattcttttcctAGAATCCTCCAGGTTTGCCGAGCATGGCTTCAGCATGGCTGGCGTGTGTCCTGCGAGGCGGCCACTTGATCATCGACTGGCACAACTACGGCTACACCATCATGGCGCTCAGCCACGGCCACACGCATCCGCTCGTGCGCTTGGCAAAGTGGTCAGTGCCAATTTTCTATGAAATTGACACATAAAATGAGAGGAATTTAACAGTGaatattaaaacaacaaaatgctcAACCTTTTATTTACATAACAAAATCTGCTAGCTTCGTGCTAACATGTAACGCAAAAAGCCACAACCTGGCTCACGTacattagcatagatgttacaGAAATTGTAActtttcaaacaactgctatttTAACATACACGGAGCAGGGATGCATACAAAAACGCTcacatgtatatattttttctctgtGACGTGGGAACAACAATTTATTTTACCCTAATGATGGAATGTTTTCCTGCTCAGTCTCGCGTAAAAGCTTTGTGTTCTTCCCGCAGGTACGAGCATGTGTTCGGCCCTCTTGCGTCGCAGCACTTGTGCGTGACCAATGCAATGAAGGAAGATCTGCACAGGAACTGGGGCATCAAGTAGGATTTGACGCCAATGACTCACAGAGTACATGCTAACTGTTTTAAAGATAGTATGATATGTGTGTCAAAATCAAGAACACATTTTCcgaaaaagataaaaggtttaCTGggttgttaaatgtttaatctgcAGGGCGACCACTCTGTATGACAGACCGGCAGCCATCTTCAATGAGACGCCACTGGAAACGCGGCATAAACTTTTTGTGAGGCTTTCGCGCACACTTCCTGCCTTTCGGCACAGCAGGCAAGTGCAACCATTCTAACAAACATTGCTTTGGAGttaatgagccacatgctgcttcactaaTAAATTCCCACccccaacattttctttccagCAGTGATGATGTCATGGCTAGGGTGGAGAAGACCGTCTTCTCTTTGCGAGACCTTGGCAAGGACACGGGGCGCGACGATCAGGCCTCAATAACCTTGAGGCCCGATCGTCCCGCCCTGCTCATCAGCAGTACCAGCTGGACAGGTGCCCTACATGAATTATTCTCTTGTAGGAATAGATGAAACAAGActttatttgtagtaaatagcTATATGCAATGCCTTGTCTTCTGTTCATCACGTTGCTGTCTTTCCACAGAGGATGAAGATTTCTCCATCCTCCTGCAGGCTCTTCAAGGTACTGCAACAGCTCTTCTTCTGTCGCACACCGCGATCAGATCAAGTGTTTGAATTTCTCCTTGTTCCTGACAGAATACGAAGATTTCATCTCAGCAGGAGAGACTCTGCCGTTGGTAATCTGCGTCATCACAGGTACGATTGACGTTGACGTATGATGGCGAGCGGTGATTGaattgtctgtttttgtgtgcgcgtgAAGGGAAAGGTCCTCAGAAGGAGCGCTACATGAAGTTGATTGACAGTCTACGTTTGAAGCACGTGAAGATCTGCACACCCTGGCTGGAAGCAGAAGACTATCCTGTTTTGTTAGGTCAGATTGAAACACGCGTAGCAGTTTTTATTATCTTAGTAGTGATGGTGGCAATAATGTAGCCCAAAACTGCCGGCCAGTTACTAAACATGCTGACTGGCTAATGGATAGCAAATTAACAGCCAATTGCTAACTGGAGCCAACAACAGCCAGTTTCATTTACCGACgcacacgtcactcaccaggccaggccaGGCCCCGCCTTTTATAGCCACACACTCaaaaagtcacagatactagtACTACTATGTAGAACGTGAAGGTGTCGACTCCAAGTggacaacaataataaatgtatgtCACATACACTTTATAATTGTGTTGGTATTGTTGCAATGGAAAATCTAATTTTCATTGGATTACAATGGACTACAGTTGTTCGCGGGGGATAGGGATCGAGCCAACCACAAATATGTGAAAAACTGACACTCATTATAattgccatgaaaaaaaactagGACTAAAACATGAATAATCAGGGAGTGGGTCGAAAAAAAATAGTAGGCATAGTAATAGGCATAGTAGTCAGGGTTAAAGTAGTGGCAGTGGTACAAGTAAAAGTGGTAGTAGCAGTGGTGGTTgtagggcaaaaaaaaattgtcggtTTGCGTCCCGCTTTCACCATAACAGCCTCTTTCTTTATcgtttgcatttattttcaggTTGTGCTGACCTTGGCGTGTGCCTGCACAAGTCTTCAAGCGGTCTGGACCTGCCCATGAAAGTGGTGGACATGTTTGGGTGCTGCTTGCCTGTATGCGCCGTCCACTTCTTGTGGTGAGTTTGGCACGGTAAAGTGGAGTGTAACCAAAATGTAGTAACATTAGAAGAAAGTGAAGCacttgttttattggatttattCTGAATAAATTAtcaggaaaaacaacaattcaCTTGGTTCCCTTTCAGCCTAGAGGAGCTGGTGACGCACGAGCACAACGGCCTAACCTTCTCTGACGGCCCTCAACTGGCCCAGCAGCTCAAGGTAACAcctaattaattgattaaacaatcaattatatttaataaaataatccacaaatatttttaacGTTGTTTTTCCAGAGTCTCCTGTCAGACTTCCCCAGCAGTGATGGCAAACTGGGTGCATTCAGGAAGAACCTCcgggccagcagggggcagcgcTGGGACGACAACTGGGACAAACACGTCCTCCCGCTCttgtcctcctcctcgtcttcatcatcttcttctAGGTGACCTTACAGGAGCTCTAACCGAACTGTGGCCATGTTGAATTGTTACTGAACATTCCCTTAAAGTAGacacttttgtaaataataaaaaacaactttattgacATGCAAACAATTGAACAAGCTCTATTTCAGACTCTCTGTTGTACTCAAAGACGTGATTGACAGCTCCACTTATCACTCGGTGGCCAATCCCAGCATCACCTGTCAATGAAACCTTGTTAAACTCCGCCTCCTGGACATGATTGGCCTATCAGTGTGAGAGACTGCATCTCCTTACTTAGACTATGCTTGAAGCCAGCGTACGTCTGCGGGTTCCTCACGGTGCAGCAAATGAGAACCTCAGTGGGAACCCGACCACCACCACACTTCAGGATCTTGGACAAAAACTGGACCAGAACCACAACCACATCTGGATCGTACACCACATCTGCAACACATACAGAGGGAAGAACACACTCGGCACAGAACATACCTGGGCAAATCCATACTGCCTTTTCCAAACCGTCACTCATGCTGTATTATGAAAGGTCGAACCTGCTGCTATGACCACGTCTGGACTGAATTCCTTCCAGCGTTCCTCCGTCACGTCTGTCCAGTCAAGCTCTTGCACACTGACTTCAGTCCTGgtggtgtttgttttgttgttgagtCCGTTGATGCTCAAGTTGTCTCCGAGTCTTTGAAGGACACTTTGGTGACAATCACTGAAGATGTATGAGGAAGGACCACACGTGCGACACACGACGACGCCGGTCAGACCCGCACCGCTGCCCAGCTCCAGAACTTTCCTGCAAAAGGATAACTTCTTGTTCATCAAGTCTAGCAGTAATTTTCCTCTCGATTATGGTACCTTCCAGTAAAGGTCCGCGGGTGGTCTAAGGCCCACTCGGCCAGGTATAGGGCCGCCTCCCACGTCACCAGACCCGTCGTCCCTTCGGAGATTAAAGCCACGTTCTCTAATAAACTGACGGTGTCCCCGCACGGCTAAAGGACAGCATGGAAGAGAGTGTGTGTGGGTACGTTTGGTACTgttaaaaagctttttgttgtcattgagTGTGGAATGGGAGAATTGTGTTACCATGcagtagtttttttaaaaaaccctTGTGATTTTAATGATTGTGTAGTTGGTTTGGTTGCCTCATGTTGGTTCTTCATCCTTCATAATGTGATTTTGTGTGTTGCGAGATTGGTACAATTTAGCAGGTtctgaattgtgtgtgtgtgtgtgtgtgtgtgcgtgtgtgagagagtgtgagagtgtgtgagtgtgagagatTTGGGTACCAAAAAGTACGTCCGATATCCCTCTGCCACCTCTTGGGCCGCTACTACCTCTGCCAGAGCATCGTAGAGCTCATCCAGAGGTTCACATCCTACTGACTCCACCTGAAAATGAGTGTGACCCTGACAAGAGCATTCGGGAAGCAGCGTTACTGTACCAGGATGGGAGTAAAGACACTCACCCGCCTTATAAGCTCGGCGATAAAGCACTTCCTGTATCGTGGCGACGGGGGAAACTTCCGGCACAGCGTGTGAAGACACGTCTGACACAAACACGGTCATCGAGCTCAATTTTGTGACTTTTCagatgtaaaatacatttttaaaaactgcaCCGCTTACTTGTTTGAGGATGTCTAAGATTACGTCAGATGATTTGCTGAGTTCAAGGTCATTTTCTAAAAACTGTAAAAGGCAACTAATTTAGATGTCATTTGATTAAACACTGACACGTATCTTTATGACTGCGCCAAATAAACGCAAACAACATGATAATGTAAGATTTAAGAGCTTTTACGTTCGCGTAATCTCTTTACTGAAGGAAATTGTACAGACATATTCGTGAACGGTGTCTGGTACGAGGTAGCTGATTCGTTCTCACCGTCCAAGGGAATGAAACGAGGCGATTGGTAGAGAAAAACTGCGACtggaattgttttaaaatgtcacctatgttttcttttcttgggGGAACGTTTTTATTTGACTCAGCACACTCCATCATCCACGTGTCCGctcgttaaaaacaaaaaaaacgtggtCGCTTGTTTACTTCCGCGTCAATTGTAAAACGTATCGCGAGAACTCCACACGAGAGGCATGGCAGTCTTTTTTGGTTGGTGCATTTTTGCGTTTTTACAGTAGTATTGCCAGAAAATCCTGCACATACACAATTCACAACATATTCCTTACAGTATGacaagaaattaaaattaaagagCATAATTTTAGACTACAACTGTTGAGATAAAGAATGTTATACAGTAATTTATCCCGCCTTTTTGTTGCTGTGTCACTGCAAAAGGAGATAAGTCACTTTACCGTTGGGTGACTCCTTATTTACCGACAGCAGAGCAGCAGCACACACTCATTCACTGTGAGTATGAGTAtgaatattattatcattatattatGAATTAGTGCCAATGAAAGAAAGTCCAAAAGCCATGTAAGGGTCTGGCTAAAGGTATTGAAATGGCTGTATTTGTTCTACTCCtcctcctactactactactactactactactaataataatactacaaataataataataacaatagcaatactactactaataataataatactacgaccaataataataataataacaatagcaatattactactaataataattaataaaagtgtaaatatttttaaattagactTTAGAATTTTAGTACGACGAATCTTCCGGACTTTAGTTTCCCTTCGGAACTTTTAACGCGTGGGACTGTCAACATACAAAATGGCCCGCTAGCGAACAGTACTCTGTGGACGAATGGTGAAACTTTTTCTGCTtgaaaataaggtaaaaaaTACAACCAACATGTCTTTTGACGTTTTCGTTACTACTTTACACATTGGAcctatttattttgaaactgaaGTCCTGTTTAATTGGCATTTTGATCGATGGACTGTGATAGGGATGCAAAAGATCTGACAGAGCGACAATTAATTTATTACGTACCAATAAAGTGACgcaattatggaaaataaatacatactgtacgactcattattttaatgtatctGAGCGTTTGTAGAGTTCTACTAGCTTGCTGACGAGTGGTCAGGAAATCGATGAAAGTTGTGCCTCGGGTGCTGTGCCCTTCATGAAGGACAAAAATGAGGACGGTCAATGATGTTAGTACATACACACGTACCAATGTTATTGTAACAACACTGCCATTTTCATTGGGGATGACTCAAAGTGCATCTGGTGTGTTTGGTACTCTTAAATAGGTTCTCCATGCCTTCCTACCAACCACTCAGAACTACTGTAGAGTGGGCTAAACTCCATGTTTGGACGTTTTGCAGGAGAGAGAAGATTAACAGCTGCATGATAAACTGGGCGATTTCTATCTTTGTGAGAAGGATTACTTGAGGATActtgtttttacagtaaattaaaTTTTCCTCCGATATGTCTTTATTTCAcacaaatgtcaaatgaatCTATCAACATTTCATTAAAAGATTCTAAGTAAAATTCATGAATATGAAATAGAAATCCACTGGCATCCAAGCTAAAGTGCTGTTCACTCTCTCACTTTTCTATCAGCCTGTGAAGCTTGCATTCTGCAATGATttctacacatgcacacaaatgcTTGCTGACATCTTGGGAGTTGTCTCAGTGTTGCGCTGATGAATCAGGAAAATTGTGCAATAACGGACTGCCCCCTATATGTCAAAATTTTATTAACACCAGTACTCATGTGAAAATATAAATCTTAAAAATTGAGTTAGCCCACTCTGGTTCTCAGCCTCAGTTGCTCAACTGTCACTGAGAGTGTGTGGGGTGACTATTAAATACGTTATTGTATCTTTTGTGATGTCTTTGGATGTGTGCGGTGGCTTTGGTACCACCAAGAGCGAAATGAGGACCTAATTTAATTTCTTTGCTGCTTTTGAATGTGAAACATCAGGTGTAGAATAAAGAAGCAGCAGCGATGGTTCTGAAAGTGTTCTTCCCTCAATGCTGCAACCGCGCAGCCAGCGGTCTGCTGGTGGGCCGCTGGATCCCCCAGCACGACTCGGCGGTGGTGCTGGCCGTCATCCACTACCCGTTCATACCCAGCCATGTCAAACGCTACATAGAGCAGGTACGGTATTAGTTTCGgcaaaacacacaacacactgtCAACAAGTGACATGTTGATCCCACTGTAGTCTTAGTCCTTGTTCCAGTTCCGTTTTAGGTCTATTGTAGTCCCAGTCGTAGTTAAACTGTTGGTTCCAATTTCAGTACTAGTACTACTTCCAGTTCCATCTAAGTTCTAGTTCCactttcagttttatttatagTAGTAGTCTGCATCTAGTTTAATCTTATTTCTAGCTCCAGTCTAGTGCTACCTCTATTTTCATCTGAGTTTTAGTTCCATTTATACTTCCAGTGCTAGATCCACTTCTGGTACTAGTTCTGGTTTTAATTTTAGTCCTAGTAGTCTAGTTCTACTTTTAGTTGcatttcatatttatatttatattcatattcatcCTTAGCTATCCAATGCTACTGGACCAAACGTATCAACAAGAGTACAAATCAACGTTTTGATCAACAAAGACTATtgggaagacaaacttttgcaTCAGTCAACAACTTGATAATCCACACAACTAAATATGTGACGAATTACCACTTTGATTATCTGCGTCCTATTGCATTTTGGGAACAGGAATTAATAAACTTCGGCTTTATCCCGTCAGCCTTTTTCgggtataattgtatgtgaaaagtgaatgttgtaaattgtctgtgattgtccgaaaggaaaaatgaacaaataaaaacaaacaatattaatTCCACTTCTACCTGTAGTTCCAGTTCAAGTGCTATTTCCTCCTCTAGCTTTCATTCTACCTCTACTGTACTTCTAGTTCTACCTGCAGTTGTACGTCTAGTAtgtatttcatgtttatttctagTTCCTAGTGCTACTTTTAGTTCCACCTTTCTTCCAGTCAAGTCGTCCTTCCGGTTCTAGTTCCACTTTTAATTCTAGTATTAGTTCACTTTGTTCCCGTTTTAATTCTAATACAACTTCTAGTTCCAATTGTAGTTCCAGTTCTAATTGccatttacatttcaaattcTCGTTCCAGGTCTAATTCTATGTCAATATTAATTCAGGTCTAGTTTTACATCTAGTATTGGTTCCTGTTTTAGTTCCAGTATCAATCCTAGTTCCAGCTGTAGTTGTGCTTCATCTTCCAGATTTCGGATTAGTCTACTTCTGGTCTACTTTAAGTGTCCTCTTAGTTCTAGTTtatgtttcagttttgtttccAGTTGTAGTTCTACTTCTTGTTCTGTAGTTGTAGGTTCTTCTTCTAGTTTCACTTATTCTAAGCTAAAGCTTTTGTTTCATTTCTTAGTTCTATTTCTAGTCAACGTTCCAGTCCTAATCCTACTTCCATTCCAGTTTCAGCTCTGCTTATTGTTCTAGCTCTATAAATTGTAGTTGTAGCTCCAGTTCTACATGAGGCATCACGTGTTTACAAGTCAACTGCCAATCCCACACAATTGATGAGCTTTGATCCTAGTTCTTTAACTCCCTCGTGTGTTTGTCTGCGCGTCAGATGGCGGCTCAGAGCGGCATGGAGCTGTCCGTGTTGGGCTCGTGGAGTTTGCCCCAGGACGGCGAGGAGGGCATGGAGAGCTTCCTGCGGGACTTGAGCACCATGTTCCCCAGGCAGCGCTGGCTCCAGATTAGCCGCCGGCTGGGCCACCAAGGCTTCACCTGCCACCTCCTCGGACGCACTCCGCCACCAGACCAGGTGAAGAAGTGTGAGGAcgatgaagaggaagaggagcagaAGGTGATCTTTGTCCACTACGAGCAGAGGAAGGTGATGTTGTCGCAGCTTCATCCCATCCAGAACGGCGTCCTAGAAACACAAGATGGTTCGCCATCCGAGTTGAGACAGGTACAGACACCGTTGACCCCAGTTTACTGCACACTAAATTCAGTCCAGTTCATGTTCTAATTCCTCTTTTAGTTATTGTTCCAATCCTTCTACCAGTTGTAGTTGTACTTCCTGTTACTGTTTTAGTACCAGTACTAAAATTTTAGTACTGTAGCTAAAATGTTCCTTAATTTTAGCTACAGTACTGGTTTTAGTGCTTGTTCAAGTTCTAGTTCC is a window of Vanacampus margaritifer isolate UIUO_Vmar chromosome 2, RoL_Vmar_1.0, whole genome shotgun sequence DNA encoding:
- the alg1 gene encoding chitobiosyldiphosphodolichol beta-mannosyltransferase isoform X1 — translated: MAAPGQTVSIRILFALIALLLAAFCGTRSGIWWPLVSVTVVGLAVALCWLLRRHNRGSERRVCVLVLGDIGRSPRMQYHALSLSKHGFEVTLVGYLDSKPHRDVLRDDRIQIVSIAEVRGVRGGPKILTYVTKVTIQFAQVLAVILMLKPHAHILMQNPPGLPSMASAWLACVLRGGHLIIDWHNYGYTIMALSHGHTHPLVRLAKWYEHVFGPLASQHLCVTNAMKEDLHRNWGIKATTLYDRPAAIFNETPLETRHKLFVRLSRTLPAFRHSSSDDVMARVEKTVFSLRDLGKDTGRDDQASITLRPDRPALLISSTSWTEDEDFSILLQALQEYEDFISAGETLPLVICVITGKGPQKERYMKLIDSLRLKHVKICTPWLEAEDYPVLLGCADLGVCLHKSSSGLDLPMKVVDMFGCCLPVCAVHFLCLEELVTHEHNGLTFSDGPQLAQQLKSLLSDFPSSDGKLGAFRKNLRASRGQRWDDNWDKHVLPLLSSSSSSSSSSR
- the alg1 gene encoding chitobiosyldiphosphodolichol beta-mannosyltransferase isoform X2, whose product is MAAPGQTVSIRILFALIALLLAAFCGTRSGIWWPLVSVTVVGLAVALCWLLRRHNRGSERRVCVLVLGDIGRSPRMQYHALSLSKHGFEVTLVGYLDSKPHRDVLRDDRIQIVSIAEVRGVRGGPKILTYVTKVTIQFAQVLAVILMLKPHAHILMQNPPGLPSMASAWLACVLRGGHLIIDWHNYGYTIMALSHGHTHPLVRLAKWYEHVFGPLASQHLCVTNAMKEDLHRNWGIKATTLYDRPAAIFNETPLETRHKLFVRLSRTLPAFRHSSDDVMARVEKTVFSLRDLGKDTGRDDQASITLRPDRPALLISSTSWTEDEDFSILLQALQEYEDFISAGETLPLVICVITGKGPQKERYMKLIDSLRLKHVKICTPWLEAEDYPVLLGCADLGVCLHKSSSGLDLPMKVVDMFGCCLPVCAVHFLCLEELVTHEHNGLTFSDGPQLAQQLKSLLSDFPSSDGKLGAFRKNLRASRGQRWDDNWDKHVLPLLSSSSSSSSSSR
- the alg1 gene encoding chitobiosyldiphosphodolichol beta-mannosyltransferase isoform X3; protein product: MLKPHAHILMQNPPGLPSMASAWLACVLRGGHLIIDWHNYGYTIMALSHGHTHPLVRLAKWYEHVFGPLASQHLCVTNAMKEDLHRNWGIKATTLYDRPAAIFNETPLETRHKLFVRLSRTLPAFRHSSSDDVMARVEKTVFSLRDLGKDTGRDDQASITLRPDRPALLISSTSWTEDEDFSILLQALQEYEDFISAGETLPLVICVITGKGPQKERYMKLIDSLRLKHVKICTPWLEAEDYPVLLGCADLGVCLHKSSSGLDLPMKVVDMFGCCLPVCAVHFLCLEELVTHEHNGLTFSDGPQLAQQLKSLLSDFPSSDGKLGAFRKNLRASRGQRWDDNWDKHVLPLLSSSSSSSSSSR
- the eef2kmt gene encoding protein-lysine N-methyltransferase EEF2KMT isoform X2; amino-acid sequence: MTVFVSDVSSHAVPEVSPVATIQEVLYRRAYKAGECLYSHPGTVTLLPECSCQGHTHFQVESVGCEPLDELYDALAEVVAAQEVAEGYRTYFLPCGDTVSLLENVALISEGTTGLVTWEAALYLAEWALDHPRTFTGRKVLELGSGAGLTGVVVCRTCGPSSYIFSDCHQSVLQRLGDNLSINGLNNKTNTTRTEVSVQELDWTDVTEERWKEFSPDVVIAADVVYDPDVVVVLVQFLSKILKCGGGRVPTEVLICCTVRNPQTYAGFKHSLSDAGIGHRVISGAVNHVFEYNRESEIELVQLFACQ
- the eef2kmt gene encoding protein-lysine N-methyltransferase EEF2KMT isoform X1, producing the protein MMECAESNKNVPPRKENIGDILKQFQSQFFSTNRLVSFPWTFLENDLELSKSSDVILDILKQTCLHTLCRKFPPSPRYRKCFIAELIRRVESVGCEPLDELYDALAEVVAAQEVAEGYRTYFLPCGDTVSLLENVALISEGTTGLVTWEAALYLAEWALDHPRTFTGRKVLELGSGAGLTGVVVCRTCGPSSYIFSDCHQSVLQRLGDNLSINGLNNKTNTTRTEVSVQELDWTDVTEERWKEFSPDVVIAADVVYDPDVVVVLVQFLSKILKCGGGRVPTEVLICCTVRNPQTYAGFKHSLSDAGIGHRVISGAVNHVFEYNRESEIELVQLFACQ